One Plasmodium cynomolgi strain B DNA, chromosome 12, whole genome shotgun sequence genomic region harbors:
- a CDS encoding hypothetical protein (putative): MVPLLPVARGFFSAFAKRKKGAILPKWLNNYHSQISYVDTPAKRPSLVVTERCVKNVLNGFPWLYSKDVKNADELTLYSPCIVNIKNEYDEQLGVGIYNKNSVIASRVLSTNVNDCLNEEFFTSRIEKAYKKRLELFPNDNFFRVVNAESDFLPGVIIDKYDKLLCVQINASGMDIVLHYILKSIEQVLNPEIIILKNDNKIRKLEKLPLKKEVYKGIYNAPIEVRENGLTFFVDVLKGQKTGWYYDQRFNRAMLIGYCKNRRVLDLFSYVGSFGITLAYYGAKEVTCVDSSYGAIQYGIKAAHYNGVMYKTNFVHSCVKKFLNVCLHAQVGFSSGPIDGAEVQCRDHLLERRESGYPKLSCQKNSAYSSPISSQLDHPPNGDITNLSSSENHIHASVPPSAQGGEKLLSDVENIFIYGKSKVNTTDIEDVENLLIKTNRDEFFRKKYDVILVDPPALARNNYLLPAALKIYQKLLYISFRIVQKPGYVFVSSCNKLVGYEELLVCIRRSLHWSKCEGTIIGEGRISADHPVHVSLPETRYLTSVLLMVS; this comes from the coding sequence ATGGTGCCCCTTCTTCCTGTTGCGAGAGGTTTCTTTTCCGCGttcgcaaaaaggaagaaaggcGCAATTCTCCCCAAGTGGCTCAACAACTATCATAGTCAGATAAGCTATGTGGACACCCCTGCGAAAAGACCATCACTAGTAGTTACTGAAAGatgcgtaaaaaatgtgttgaaTGGATTTCCATGGCTATACTCAAAAGACGTAAAAAACGCAGATGAATTAACCCTGTACAGTCCATGCAtagttaatataaaaaatgaatatgacGAACAGTTGGGGGTAGGAATATACAATAAAAACTCTGTAATCGCATCGAGGGTGTTAAGTACTAATGTAAATGACTGCTTaaatgaagaattttttacgTCTCGAATTGAAaaggcatataaaaaaaggctgGAGTTATTTCCCAACGATAATTTCTTTCGTGTTGTTAATGCAGAAAGTGATTTTCTACCTGGAGTTATTATTGACAAATATGACAAACTATTATGTGTACAAATAAATGCCAGTGGAATGGACATCGTTTTGCATTATATCCTGAAAAGCATAGAGCAGGTATTGAACCCAGAAATCATAATcctaaaaaatgataataaaataaggaaGCTAGAAAAACTGCCCCTAAAAAAAGAGGTGTATAAAGGTATATACAATGCACCGATCGAAGTGAGAGAAAATGGATTAACCTTCTTTGTGGATGTTTTAAAAGGTCAAAAGACGGGATGGTATTATGACCAACGATTTAATCGTGCAATGCTTATTGGCTACTGTAAGAATAGGAGGGTActtgatttattttcttatgtTGGTTCCTTTGGAATTACGTTAGCTTACTATGGCGCGAAGGAAGTGACTTGCGTTGATTCGTCCTACGGTGCTATTCAGTATGGGATTAAAGCGGCGCATTACAACGGTGTTATGTATAAGACCAATTTTGTGCATTCCTGTGTTAAGAAATTTCTTAACGTTTGTCTGCACGCTCAGGTGGGGTTTTCCTCCGGCCCCATTGACGGGGCAGAAGTACAATGCAGAGACCACCTTCTTGAACGGAGGGAATCGGGATATCCGAAATTGTCATGCCAAAAAAACAGCGCATACAGTTCCCCTATTTCTAGCCAGTTGGATCACCCCCCCAATGGGGATATCACTAACCTGAGCAGTTCAGAGAATCACATCCACGCCAGCGTACCCCCCTCTGCGCAAGGCGGGGAGAAGCTCCTTTCGGatgttgaaaatatattcatatatggAAAGAGCAAAGTCAACACGACGGACATAGAGGACGTAGAAAATTTACTGATTAAAACTAATAGGgatgaattttttagaaaaaaatacgacgTCATATTGGTTGACCCCCCAGCCCTAGCACGTAACAATTATTTACTGCCTGCTGCCTTAAAAATTTACCAGAAACTTTTGTACATATCGTTTCGTATTGTGCAGAAGCCTGGGTACGTGTTTGTCTCCAGTTGTAACAAACTAGTTGGGTATGAGGAGCTGCTCGTGTGCATACGGAGGTCTCTACATTGGTCCAAGTGCGAAGGCACCATAATAGGTGAGGGCCGCATTAGCGCGGATCACCCCGTGCACGTGTCGCTGCCCGAGACGAGGTACCTAACGTCAGTCCTCCTGATGGTTAGCTAG
- a CDS encoding hypothetical protein (putative), whose protein sequence is MMPMFQVREMQPLFSILLDKIDVIPIGILKTLVEETPSAQYFYEITSTKVKRKIWVLCPQKFYQEVEPIIDEIILRIKIKSRHDDTVVALINQIVELIGNQKEKNFLYNLCVHIVRLKWVQVIISERESFSPDCGGVSNGTSPPGGGKESRSDAEDRNVESKAHSTRVPCERNEFVEDTHLKSEYKENWDNFCYVNLDPISHPYLADNHFGDRLKKLHSCFDKIMHKEQNVKGEEVNNSDGTKPYVISLSGYRHNSTSFHYLKKRKLVQVRDCEDNNPKGGGMIPWKNCAKDSRSFFRNTVEPGIDFCGEYKNDMKRSLSVGQEGKDAKRIKINIHSFKKDKFFPNGSNLSSGKRCSEAGDTTTVGEFKGEDEDGIMPRSSVNKDSTRGNTHLITNNSRSSHSSRSSNDREEGDAMESKKKEQKKNKNANANKIKYKANCTENCPKKTLLPFDGIFYSHLRLLLCLQYREKYNIKDEEMMKVDRYFPVIEFINHVIRDGIVNFSDQVKTQEVVKRIKNSMNIKNVEDLCEYSFLFSNVLLKFCIIKGICFCFYRNNLEVVPYKNCMFFWTSLFYFGVYNNFFSLIKYALDKVEYKDRKRRSSQYFHFKERLLGEGIQSCGDFTGDIFRVGDVESDSWGSGDEKREGLSEGESGGSDEVSAESSEGALHEEGKEADLTGEDYRECEGSRTSEYYEEVDEDGSSEGGDTVGSSEETGSSNVSEGVRRTERREELEGIAPSEEKDEAAPSEEIDGTVLSEEVDHTEHSSPTGGPSPDYPHEHGISRERYNSSVEYGEQSTTNGKERYDDVCEYQGHLERYDESEVRDGESSEERKRREQERAYARYREYEYGEGGELEEYGADGGDGEDGEDDESDGHGEDDESDGHGEDDESDGHGEDDESGGDGQDDESDEYSEDDESDEYGADDEDSLGDGEEETYIRRYTRYPHGGRKGKARVRQFKTCSDNTYLAHHRERSEKDNFKFYFYSVRSTQEPKEEHTNSVGHTISEMKSKKKYKLLVSDCKDSYLKMPLMSILKYIVIENNEQGSFLSFFDFIQEDTKFENLKSVKEKNSILLFSALLNIPQVNYMKIKKFFSIIHEFFYMEKKNLRSLSLSNAPPREGNSNAEVTHEMRRVEEHKKSHTSSELLCNTNMCSDDTGKVDRVGSNMCTSSNGVSSYANWGSSKRDTENEVISSGLPLHISNEYATMCEKDRRVNEWSEDQTSVSDTGSINNLPVGGREKNTFESLRKRLVSQTNDMNSTICGNQFLINNNITSICAYLREMGDGGGGDCGLVNPLSQVDVDNATNLAIGAKGSEANSELSQIRDLIAWRSEQKRSTPRSINLFCEISKEIVSKLNNCSNVSTINKCLPYILKICSRTFHFLKKKKLINIYIKYMYLYEYLYHMVLNRMLHISTMKSLPFLQNVILKELHYYFEDFKNRKVKNLWKFYLYARTLIDINKMNLINKLFHNNAVDYFIKLFYSLSFYNPVFSVLFLKLIETPLFYRNIENKKREILQNIWMGTHERNFSGNSEDNRQSTEYKIWIEAYNKFFTK, encoded by the exons ATGATGCCCATGTTCCAAGTGCGCGAAATGCAACCACTCTTCTCTATTCTTCTGGACAAAATAGACGTCATACCTATAGGGATTCTCAAAACGCTGGTGGAGGAAACCCCGTCAGCGCAGTATTTTTACGAAATAACCTCCACAAAGGTGAAGAGAAAGATATGGGTTCTATGCCCCCAGAAATTCTACCAAGAAGTTGAACCTATCATAgacgaaattattttaagaattaaaataaaaagcagaCACGATGACACAGTAGTTGCATTGATTAACCAAATTGTCGAGTTGATAGGAaatcaaaaggaaaaaaactttttgtataatttgtGTGTGCACATTGTGAGGTTAAAATGGGTTCAGGTCATTATAAGTGAAAGAGAAAGTTTTTCCCCAGATTGTGGCGGAGTAAGTAACGGTACTTCTCCCCCCGGTGGGGGTAAAGAATCTAGAAGTGATGCTGAAGATAGAAATGTAGAATCTAAAGCACATTCTACTCGTGTTCCATGTGAAAGAAACGAATTTGTAGAGGACACACATTTAAAAAGTGAGTACAAAGAAAATTGGGATAATTTTTGTTACGTAAATTTAGATCCCATTTCACACCCTTACTTGGCTGATAACCATTTTGGAGACAGGCTGAAAAAACTGCACTCTTGTTTTGACAAAATTATGCATAAAGAGCAAAatgtaaaaggggaagaggtAAATAATTCCGATGGGACCAAGCCGTATGTTATATCTCTCAGTGGGTATAGGCACAATAGCACCTCTTTTCACTAtttgaagaagaggaagttGGTGCAGGTACGAGACTGTGAAGATAATAatcccaaagggggggggatgaTCCCTTGGAAGAACTGCGCGAAGGATTCAAGGAGCTTTTTCAGAAACACCGTGGAGCCCGGCATCGACTTTTGTGGCGAATATAAAAACGATATGAAGAGGAGCTTGTCGGTAGGCCAAGAAGGGAAAGACgcgaaaagaataaaaatcaaCATACatagttttaaaaaagataagttttttccaaatgggtcTAACCTAAGTAGTGGAAAAAGGTGCAGCGAGGCGGGAGATACTACCACAGTTGGTGAGTTTAAGGGGGAGGACGAGGATGGTATTATGCCCAGAAGTAGCGTCAATAAGGACAGCACTAGGGGGAACACCCATCTCATCACAAACAACAGTCGTAGTAGCCATAGTAGTAGGAGCAGTAACGATagagaagaaggagatgcgatggaaagcaaaaagaaagagcagaaaaaaaataaaaatgcaaatgcaaataaaataaagtacaaAGCGAATTGCACTGAAAATTGTCCCAAAAAAACTCTTCTACCTTTCGATGGAATATTTTATAGCCATCTAAGACTCCTTTTATGTCTGCAGtatagagaaaaatataacataaaagATGAAGAGATGATGAAAGTAGATCGATATTTTCCTGTGATTGAATTTATTAACCATGTCATTAGAGATGGCATAGTAAATTTTTCGGATCAAGTTAAGACACAAGAAGTAGTTAAAAGGATTAAAAATAgcatgaacataaaaaacgtGGAAGATTTATGTGAGTACTCCTTCCTATTTAGCAACGtcttattaaaattttgcatcATTAAAGgcatttgtttttgtttctatCGAAATAACTTGGAGGTGGTGCCCtataaaaattgcatgtttttttggacctcccttttttactttggagtttacaacaattttttttctttaattaaGTATGCGCTGGATAAGGTGGAGTACAAGGACAGAAAAAGGAGGTCCAGCCAGTATTTTCACTTCAAAGAGAGGTTGCTGGGGGAAGGCATTCAATCCTGTGGGGATTTCACTGGGGATATCTTCAGGGTGGGGGATGTCGAAAGTGACTCTTGGGGTTCTGGGGATGAGAAAAGGGAGGGCCTATCGGAGGGAGAGTCGGGGGGATCAGATGAAGTATCAGCTGAATCTTCGGAGGGGGCATTGcacgaagaaggaaaagaagcggATTTAACCGGGGAGGACTACAGAGAATGTGAAGGAAGCAGGACAAGTGAATATTACGAAGAGGTTGACGAGGATGGAAGTAGTGAGGGGGGCGACACGGTTGGCAGTAGTGAGGAGACTGGAAGTAGCAATGTGAGTGAAGGGGTAAGAAGGACCGAACGGCGTGAAGAGCTCGAGGGGATAGCGCCCAGTGAGGAGAAAGACGAAGCAGCGCCCAGTGAGGAGATAGACGGAACAGTGCTCAGCGAAGAGGTTGACCACACCGAGCACAGTTCACCGACAGGAGGGCCAAGCCCGGATTACCCACACGAGCACGGAATTTCCCGTGAGAGGTACAATAGCAGCGTTGAATATGGGGAGCAGTCCACCACAAACGGAAAAGAGCGTTACGACGACGTGTGTGAATACCAAGGCCATCTGGAGCGGTACGACGAAAGTGAAGTGCGCGATGGGGAATCGAGCGAGGAGAGGAAGCGGAGGGAGCAAGAGCGGGCGTACGCCAGGTATAGGGAGTACGAATATGGCGAGGGGGGAGAGCTCGAAGAGTATGGAGCAGATGGGGGAGATGGTGAAGACGGTGAAGACGACGAAAGCGACGGGCATGGAGAAGACGACGAAAGCGACGGGCATGGAGAAGACGACGAAAGCGACGGGCATGGTGAGGACGACGAAAGCGGCGGAGATGGCCAGGACGACGAAAGCGACGAATATAGTGAAGACGACGAAAGTGACGAATATGGTGCAGATGACGAAGATTCCCTCGGAGACGGCGAGGAGGAGACTTACATCCGCCGCTACACGCGCTACCCCCACGGAGGGCGCAAGGGAAAAGCGCGAGTGCGCCAGTTCAAGACCTGTAGTGACAACACATACCTCGCGCACCACAGAGAAAGAAGCGAGAAGGacaatttcaaattttatttctatagCGTGCGGAGCACACAAGAACCGAAGGAAGAGCACACCAACAGTGTCGGACATACCATCAGTGaaatgaaaagcaaaaaaaagtataaactCTTGGTGAGTGATTGTAAAGATAGCTATTTGAAGATGCCCCTAAtgagcattttaaaatatatagtcATTGAGAATAATGAACAAGGTAGCTTCCTGtccttttttgattttatcCAAGAAGATACAAAATTTGAGAACTTAAAATctgtgaaggaaaaaaacagcatATTGCTCTTCTCAGCTTTGTTGAATATTCCCCaagtaaattatatgaaaataaaaaaatttttttccatcattcacgaatttttttatatggaaaagaaaaatttacgaaGTTTATCCCTCAGTAATGCACCACCGAGGGAGGGTAACTCCAATGCAGAAGTTACACACGAGATGAGAAGGGTGGAGGAGCATAAAAAATCACATACATCGAGTGAACTGTTATGCAACACCAACATGTGTAGTGACGACACTGGTAAGGTAGATAGGGTGGGCAGTAATATGTGCACCTCTTCAAACGGTGTTAGCAGCTACGCCAATTGGGGTTCAAGCAAAAGAGACACAGAAAACGAAGTGATCAGTAGCGGGTTACCCCTTCATATTAGCAATGAATATGCAACTATGTGTGAGAAAGACAGACGCGTGAACGAATGGAGTGAAGACCAAACCAGCGTGTCAGACACGGGAAGCATTAACAACTTGCCTGTGggagggagggaaaaaaatacgtttGAAAGTCTGAGGAAAAGGCTAGTAAGCCAAACAAATGATATGAACAGCACAATATGTGGAAATCAAttcttaataaataataacataaCGTCTATATGTGCTTACCTGAGGGAGATGGGCGATGGCGGTGGTGGTGACTGTGGCTTAGTTAACCCTCTTAGTCAAGTCGATGTGGATAATGCGACAAATCTTGCAATAGGAGCGAAAGGGAGCGAGGCGAACAGCGAGTTGAGCCAAATTCGAGATCTAATTGCCTGGCGGAGCGAACAGAAGAGAAGTACACCCCGCTCAATTAACCTCTTTTGCGAAATTTCGAAAGAGATAGTGAGTAAGTTAAACAATTGCAGCAACGTCAGCACCATTAACAAGTGCCTGccttatattttaaaaatttgttcccgaactttccattttttaaaaaaaaagaaactgataaatatttacataaaatatatgtatctATATGAGTATCTGTACCACATGGTACTGAACAGAATGCTGCACATTAGCACGATGAAGAGTCTCccgtttttgcaaaatgttaTCTTAAAGGAGTTGCATTATTACTTTGaggattttaaaaataggaaagTGAAGAACCTGTGGAAGTTTTACCTCTACGCTCGCACACTAATTgatataaacaaaatgaacttaATTAACAAGCTGTTTCATAACAATGCCGttgattattttataaagcTGTTTTACTCTCTGTCCTTTTACAACCCGGTGTTTTCggttctttttttgaagCTCATCGAG ACACCCCTGTTCTATAGGAATattgaaaataagaaaagagaaattttgcaaaacattTGGAT ggggACGCATGAAAGGAACTTTTCAGGCAATTCCGAAGATAATCGACAATCCACAGAG TATAAAATTTGGATCGAGGCGtacaacaaattttttaccaaGTGA
- a CDS encoding hypothetical protein (putative): MNEHGKTYCDICVGNSDNIFLFEYNIFFKRFIRMHVENGEKIAENKYKIRHIYCHLCGFYLYDFDTFMNHINKYHFFCKFCFNKRPSDSKEAPKGDLQEDVVYYDQLHTHVYRNYENLFEHYKKKHHPCLYEQCIFVVFDNKIDLCFHLAEKHEEKGNNKRNKITFSIAGASYNEIRSSAHNGTSSYNTGASSYNTGASSYNIGASSYNTGASSYNTGGSSVHNHRLDEDDLTGESKEPFDVNRHKCIYNFKSFHDAWYFDYFIECKVKDFLNYFGSSEKIFFLYMAKRDMEIILRVFETLSSKKSELYFTQEEIIQLNKKIIEEDFPQDRNNFFHFKLFFDYIVEKIEYLSYNKEDLEKNYLYLFFNIIINRSFILYYSFFYLFLKSRHVRLEKVIEFVSVAATATAKATSSATSTATPSGGRGARGGRNSGTNGCPPNSVNSDKTKHIYLCSHEMTQVKKRIEAEASCGPIELSKYGFLYLIFLFFKVDKHGFDKVCFLVRNISHLCSETYDRVEKATKKGDTFFGRDAYNGGAPKSSTLKSNPSATHNSSNNSSSSILIALSSHQSEKGKKEVRNGNTLLDAINISSSSNELNDLEDINQLIKKTMKKKNPNSNIINNLYDKKWDVSKKVVLDLLYYVEPNLNLVSFFYLFLSNYFSAYMKDPCINKFINISSENKKKIVKRISNDVDLASLTSISKNLGSFVNAKALEECLSTGPEYYRIRKDIEVILRKMRSEQADKEDHQEMNRKKGDHQYHRDQRDGHLKRDKLSQDEKKHHVRTIEDTRLNANLYDVSLSLRNRFLNIIKSTKVNELYFIYFYVSSIMASTTPSSLPKVVEEFPTLKDRSEWVNERSGGGGIIGITASHSSQTKASNMSRNGTLNTASSIGKSATAAGNNASIQSTSYKNKVDKNKQLFSNSTRLNIDLEFPPLPEQKQEEIIQAPPKSSTSKKKKTTKENATPSNSVVATGKAANSQVLTNINVDSNSAKKGKSKSRDPGEGAEKDKKSKSKENTSAAKSKKSRDILKTFSPLEFPSLLPLSPVDNQKKKTTQSSSDIPSVNNVSSKAKSDKQKKKSDKKNIDKNNIDNQFHHPTLSLNNMSYLNVPESNVTYTIKKKNKLKRCNMCTYENTSERTRCELCENPL, encoded by the exons ATGAATGAACATGGCAAGACTTATTGTGACATCTGTGTTGGTAATAGTGACaatattttcctcttcgagtataatatattttttaaaaggtttATAAGAATGCACGttgaaaatggagagaagaTTGCggagaataaatataaaataaggCACATTTATTGCCACCTCTGTGGATTTTACCTGTACGATTTTGATACGTTCATGAATCACATTAACAAGTAccactttttttgcaaattttgctTTAATAAGAGGCCCAGCGACAGCAAGGAAGCGCCCAAGGGCGACTTGCAGGAGGACGTCGTCTACTATGACCAGCTGCACACGCAC GTCTACAGAAACTACGAAAATCTATTCGAGCACTACAAGAAGAAGCACCACCCCTGCTTGTACGAGCAGTGTATCTTCGTCGTCTTTGACAATAAGATCGACCTGTGCTTCCACCTAGCGGAGAAGCACGAGGAGAAGGGGAATaacaaaaggaataaaataacgTTTTCCATAGCTGGGGCTTCGTACAACGAGATAAGAAGTAGTGCGCACAATGGGACAAGTAGCTACAACACGGGGGCGAGCAGCTACAACACGGGGGCGAGCAGTTACAACATAGGGGCGAGTAGCTACAACACGGGGGCGAGCAGTTACAACACAGGGGGGAGTAGTGTGCACAACCATCGCCTAGACGAAGATGATCTCACAGGAGAGAGCAAGGAACCGTTTGACGTGAACAGACACAAATGCATATACAACTTTAAGAGTTTCCATGACGCATGGTACTTTGACTATTTCATCGAGTGTAAAGtgaaagattttttaaactatTTTGGAAGCagcgaaaaaatatttttcctataCATGGCCAAAAGAGACATGGAGATCATTTTGAGAGTATTCGAAACTCTGTCCAGTAAAAAATCGGAGTTGTATTTTACGCAGGAGGAGATAATACAGCTGAACAAGAAAATAATTGAGGAGGACTTCCCCCAGGATCGAAACAACTTCTTTcatttcaaattattttttgattatATAGTGGAGAAAATAGAGTACTTATCTTATAATAAGGAagacttggaaaaaaattatttgtaccTCTTTTTTAACATCATAATTAATAggtccttcattttgtactattcgtttttttatctctTCTTGAAGTCGAGGCATGTGCGCCTGGAGAAGGTGATTGAATTTGTCAGCGTCGCGGCGACGGCTACGGCGAAGGCTACTTCTTCTGCTACTTCTACTGCTACTCCTAGCGGGGGGCGCGGTGCTAGGGGGGGTAGGAATAGCGGAACGAATGGCTGCCCCCCTAACAGCGTGAATAGCGACAAAACGAAGCACATTTACCTGTGCTCGCACGAAATGACGCAAGTGAAGAAGCGGATAGAGGCGGAAGCCAGTTGTGGCCCCATCGAACTGAGCAAATACGGCTTCTTATATTtgatctttttattttttaaagtcgATAAGCATGGATTTGATAAGGTGTGCTTTCTAGTACGGAATATTTCGCACCTGTGCAGTGAGACGTACGATCGGGTAGAGAAagcgacaaaaaaaggggatactTTCTTCGGGCGGGATGCGTACAATGGAGGAGCCCCCAAGTCGAGTACGTTAAAAAGCAACCCAAGTGCTACCCATAACAGTAGTAACAACAGCAGTAGTAGCATTCTAATAGCGTTATCTTCTCACcaaagcgaaaaaggaaagaaggaagTACGAAATGGGAATACCTTGCTAGATGCAATCAACATCAGCAGTAGTAGCAACGAATTGAACGACCTGGAAGACATTAACCAACTAATTAAAAAGaccatgaagaagaaaaatccaaatagcaacataataaataatttgtatgataaaaaatgggatgtGTCCAAAAAAGTGGTCCTCGATTTGCTGTATTATGTAGAACCCAACTTAAACTTGGTTTCCttcttttacctttttctGAGTAACTACTTTTCAGCATACATGAAAGACCcctgtataaataaatttattaatatctcCAGTGAaaacaagaagaaaattgtTAAGAGAATATCAAATGACGTCGATTTGGCTTCTCTCACAAGCATCTCCAAAAATTTGGGTTCCTTTGTCAACGCGAAGGCTCTGGAGGAGTGCTTGTCTACAGGCCCGGAGTACTATCGAATTAGGAAAGACATAGAAGTCATTCTACGCAAAATGCGCAGTGAGCAAGCTGACAAGGAGGACCACCAAGAGATGAACAGAAAGAAGGGAGATCATCAGTACCATCGCGATCAGCGTGATGGACACTTGAAACGAGACAAGCTATCgcaggacgaaaaaaaacaccacgTAAGAACCATCGAGGATACCAGATTGAATGCAAACCTGTATGATGTCTCCCTTTCGCTTAGAAACCGATTCttaaacataataaaaagtaCCAAGGTGAATGAgctgtattttatttatttctacgTAAGCAGCATAATGGCTTCTACCACCCCAAGTAGCTTACCCAAAGTGGTAGAGGAGTTCCCCACGCTAAAGGACAGATCCGAATGGGTGAATGAGCGAAGTGGTGGTGGAGGCATAATAGGGATCACTGCCAGCCATAGCAGCCAAACTAAGGCAAGTAACATGTCGAGGAATGGTACACTGAATACTGCAAGTAGCATTGGGAAAAGCGCAACAGCTGCAGGAAATAATGCTTCTATACAATCCACGTCGTACAAAAATAAGGTTGATAAGAACAAACAGCTATTTTCAAACTCGACTAGATTGAATATCGATTTGGAGTTCCCTCCGCTACCAGAGCAGAAGCAAGAAGAAATAATTCAGGCACCACCAAAGAGTAGTACatctaagaaaaaaaagacaacaaAGGAAAATGCCACACCCTCGAACAGTGTCGTGGCGACAGGGAAAGCTGCAAACAGTCAGGTGCTAACCAaca TCAATGTAGACTCTAATTcagccaaaaaagggaaaagcaaaagcagGGACCCTGGGGAAGGGGCGGAGAAGGACAAGAAGTCCAAGTCGAAGGAAAACACAAGTGCAGCTAAAAGTAAAAAGAGTCGTGATATTCTAAAAACGTTTAGTCCTCTCGAATTTCCGTCCCTACTTCCCTTATCCCCCGTAGataatcagaaaaaaaaaaccacccAAAGCAGTAGCGACATTCCAAGTGTCAATAATGTGAGTAGTAAAGCCAAGTCGGacaaacagaagaaaaaaagtgacaagaAGAACATTGACAAGAACAATATTGACAATCAGTTCCATCACCCAACACTCTCTCTCAATAACATGTCTTACTTAAACGTCCCTGAAAGTAACGTCACCTACAccattaagaagaaaaataagttGAAGAGGTGCAACATGTGCACGTATGAAAATACGTCTGAACGGACGAGGTGCGAACTGTGTGAAAATCCCTTGTGA